TGTGGTTATAAGCGGCTACTTCATCTTAAAACCTATTGATGATCTGCGTGGGTTTTACAGCAAGCGCTTTACCCGCATTCTTTACCCATTTTTTGTGTGGTCGGTAATCTACCTTCTTTGGGCTTGGTTGTTCGACGGAACTCGTACCTCTAAAATATGTGAAGGCATTTTGTGGGGGAAACCATACTTTCATCTTTGGTTCTTGGGGATGCTCATGGGGCTTTACGCCGTGGCTCCGCTAATTGCCGACTTGCGTAGGCGTATCAGCTCGCGCAGCTTTTTGATGGTTGGCCTCGGTGCTCTCCTATTTGGAATGGCCATCGAATCGTGGAATGGCTATGCCGGAGCACGAACATGGGTAGGCACATGGTGGTTGTCGTACGTTGGTTACTTTATGGTTGGCGCCTCTCTTCCCGATTTGCGCGCGTTGGGCAATCGCCGCTTTGCGTTATTATGTACCGTAGCGGTTTCTGTGCTCTCCATTTTTATTTTAACGGGATGGCTCTTTGCGCAAAAGGAGTACTGCTGGTATTTCTACAGCTACTTGGGTCTTCCGGTTATCGTTGGATCAGTATCTTCGGTTTTGCTATTCGTAAACCTTGAAATTCGAGGCTATGCTTTTATCTCAACCGTGTCGGAGCTATCGTTTGGGATATACCTATTTCATATGATCCCCCTAAACGTTATAAAGAAGTACTGGAATGGAATGCTGGTGGAGAATCCTTACTGGAATATCCTGCTGGTTTCGTTGGTGGTGTTTACCATTTCAGCAATTGCCATGTGGGGCGTTTCTAGGGTTAAACCAGTTGCCCGGCTGGTAATGTAGTGGTGTGGACAGGTAGTATCACAAGCAAAGGCGGCAGAATGAAACCATTCTGCCGCCTTTGCTTTTTATGCCGAGGGTTTTTCGCCAAACTCGATGGTCAGGTTGTAAATCGCAGCGTGCGAATCGTCAATAACTGCCTCGTTTTGTGCCATCATTGCTTTGATGGTTGAGCCAATTTGTGACTGAATCTCATCAATTGCCTCCTCCTCGCTTTCTGCTTCGACAAAACAATTGGGAATTGATGGTGCCGATGCGATGTATTCATTCTCCGATATCTTCTTAACTAGAATTTTAAATGTTAAGTCTTTCATGGCAAAATATTTTATTTGATGTAAAGTAGCGACACTGGTCGGTAGTCAATTTCCTCGTTGTTATAGTAAACGTGTTCGAGGTATAGTCCAGACGGTGGCGCCGTGTACTTTGCGGGTTCGTTAGAGTAGCTATCGAAAAAGGATTGTAGCTTCCGCTCCGTAATATTTCCTCGTCCAACTTCGATAAGTACTCCTACCATTCTACGCACCATTTTCCAAAGGAAGTGGGAGCCTACAACGTGAATAACAATAGAATCGCCCTCCTTGTAGACGTTTACGCTCTTAACCTCCACCTTGGTTGAGGTTGTCTCTGAATCTTTGTCTCCAAACGAACGAAAATCTTTCAAACCAACCATTTGCTGGGCTGCATGGTGCATATCTTCCATGTTCAGATAGTCTTTCACCCAGTAGGCGTATTTTTTTCCAAACGCCGTTTTGCGTTTCGCAATGTGGTATACGTAGCTACGTGCGGTGGCATCGTAGCGCGCATGGAACTTGGCGTCTACCTCCTCTACATCTATAATGGCAATGGATGCAGGTAGGTTATCGTTGAGCTTAAATCGGATTTGCATGGGTGAGAGCTTGGTGTTCACATCTAAATGTGCTACCTGCCCTAGTGCATGTACTCCTGCATCTGTGCGGCCAGAGCCGTACAGCTCAAATTTATCTGTTTGAAAAGCTTCGCGGCAGGCATCCATTATCTTACCTTGGATAGATGAATGTCCTTTTAGGAGTTGCCAGCCGTGATATGCCGAACCGTCGTATTCTAGTGTTAGCTTAAAGCGCGCCATTATTAAAAATTTGGATCAAAGGTAGGGAGAATGAATTGATTTGCGAAAGGTTATTTGCGGATAGGCTTCTCTAGGCCTCGAATGGCGTTGCAAGCTGCCCGTTGAATGGAAAAGGCTTGAACCTAACTATAGATTCAAGCCTTCCTTATTTTTATTCGGTAGCAGAATGTTGCCTTAAAGTTGGCAATCGGCTATTTAGTTGACGAAGGCTTTTTGCCTGCGCTTCTGATGTTAACGAACTTGTTTAGTATGTCGAACCAGAATGGGGCGCCAAGTGTAATGGCGGCGGCAGTAAACATCCAGCCAATAAACGACTTTACAATTAGGCTGAGAATGAAAAGAATTTTTCCTTTCACATCCTTTTCATGCTTTAACCCTTCGGTAATGGTGGGCTGAGTCCATCCCATTGGTATGCCAACTGTTGTCATGCTGCGGTATAGCGAATCACCCTGCTGCTGTGCTGCGATTGACATGTTTATGGTTTCTTGTACGGATGCTGCAGCATGAGCACTGCTGGTGTCGAGCTTACTTTTTATGGAATCGAGCTTCACTACGGTTTGCTTGTATAGCGTACTGTCTTTAGCCACCTTCGCTGCCGTGGTTGCAAGCAATTCTGCCTGTTGTGGGTTATCTTTTAGGTACTTTGTAATGGCAATGGTGTCTGCATTAATTCCGACGGTTAGCGCTATTGCTGCTATAATGGTAATAATTCGCGTTTTCTTTCGGTATGTTCCCGTTAGCCTATCCATTGCATCTTCATACCAATGCTCAATTCTCGTTTTTAGCAGGTCTATGTTTTTTTGTACATCCTGGCATTCGTCTATGGCCTGTAGCATGTAGCGTCTTAGGTCGGCGGGGATGATGGTCTCTTCGGAGAGAATGGCCTCGCGCAGCCTCTCGCAGTTGAAGGTTAGTCCTGCGTCGGATTTTTGCTGGCTCTTTACGTAATTCTGGTAGATGATGTCGAAAAGAGCAGCGGAAAAGACGTTAGCAGGAATGAAGCTGGCAATTCGTCCCTTCATGGTAAGGCCGTCTACAAGTCCATGGTTAATTATTTGGTCGCCAAGCGTACCTCCCTGGGCGGTGTTAAACGAATCTTTTATCCACTTATTAAGGCTTGCCGCTCTTAAGTTCTTCGCTTGCGCTACTATCTCCACTATGGACGTGCAAATCACGCTTAGGATAAAGTAGATGAAGGCTAGTCCAATTACAAGATCGAGTATCCCAAAGTTTGTCATGAGTTAAGTTTTTGAAGAGGTTGTTTTGTTGCTATATTGTGAGTCATGAGAAATTTGTTTAATCAATTTGTTGAGGTGTTACTGGTCGGCTTATCAGAGGTTTATAATATTTTGGTGTTTTTTCAAATTGTTATATTGTTGCAATTTATGAAAATAATAATTAAATCGAAAGCAATTATAATCGGGGGATTATTAAAAGGTTTATTCTATCTCACAGCATCTTAGCCACAAGACTGAATCCTGAATAGTTTGAATGATCTTGTAGAAATAAGCAAAAATGAGTGTGATTCACGAAGAAAAACTTCTTATTGAAAATGTGAGAAGGGGTGATAAGCATTCGTATGAGGTTCTTTTTCATAAGTACTTCAGCGAATTGTCTCTCCTTTCTTATCGAATTGTGCGCAATAAGGTTGTTGCAGAGGAGATTGTGCAAGATTTTTTTGTGAAATGTTGGATTAAACGGGAGGATCTTTGGATATCGACCAGCTTCAAGGCATATTCGTACCGTTCTGTATATAATTTGTCGCTTAATTTTATCCGAGACAATAAGAAATTCACCTCATTAGAGAATGTTGGTGCTGCTTTTGTTGATGAAAGTGAAATGGGTGATGACTATTCATCAGATAACACCCGGTTACAAGCAGCAATCGAATCCCTGCCACCCCAATGTCGTCGAATTTTTACGCTTATTTGTGTTGAGGGATTGTCTTACGCCGAGGTAGCGGAGGAGCTGGGGCTCTCTGTTAATACAATAAAGGTGCAAATGAGTAAAGCTTACCGGTTGCTAAGGGAAAGCCTCTCGGTACATTCTATTATTTACTTGGCTATAGCTTTTATGGTATAGCATCGTTGTGCGATGCTGACGTAAAGCGCTTTTTATTCTGCTTTTTTACCTATCGTTAATATTTTTTCAAAAAAAATCTATTTGCAGTAATACTTTTTGGGGAAGCGTGTGTCTTTTCGGTAGAAAAAAGGATGCATGGAAAGAATTGATCTCCCCGAAAAGGATTGGAATTACATTATTGAACGAATCGATAGTGATGTTTCTGCCGATGATTTAACGTTTCAGGCTTGGTTGTCGGAAGTGGAGGTTCGACGGGTATTGTATGACGAGCTTTTGCTTATTCGCAGGAGCTCCTCCTTCTCCTCTTTTTCTGGTGAAAGGTATAAGAAGCGTGCTTGGGCGACTATTCTTGAAAAAATAGAGAGGGAAGAGCGACAGAAAAAGATGGCGGCTCGTCGTCTTTACATAAAGGTAGCTGCATCTCTTGCACCTTTTCTTTTTTTAAGCTTTGGCTATTGGTTGGGAAATAGGAATTCCATTCAGGATATTAATCTTAAGGATAACCTGTTTGCGCTATCGAGCAGCATTGAGCCTGGCTCTAAGAAGGCTAGGCTTGTACTTCAGGATGGAACGATGCTTGACCTTGGGAAGCATATTGTGCTTAAGGAGTCGGATGGTACCGAGATTACCAATGCCCCCAATAGTATGATTTCGTACATAAACCCAGATGCGGGGAGAGGGGCAAAAATAAATACGCTAATAGTTCCTAAAGGAGGCGAGTACCGGGTTTTGCTGGCAGATGGTACAAAGGTATGGCTTAACTCTGGGTCAATCCTAAGGTATCCAACCTCTTTTAATAAGAAGGAAAGAATGGTACAGCTCGAAGGGGAGGCGTACTTCGAGGTTAAGAAAAATCCGAAGGTTCCTTTTGCGGTGAAAGTTAGAGGGATGAGTCTCGCCGTTTTTGGTACTTCCTTTAATGTAAACTCCTACGAGCCGGGGAAAGGTATTGGAACGACGTTGGTGGAAGGGAAGGTTACTATGAGAATTGACAATGGGAAAGAGTACGTGATGAGGCCTCATGAGCATATTACCTACAACTTGGAAACTGATACCTATTCCGTTCTAAAGAATGTGGATGTTAGCCTTTATACCTCGTGGAAGGATGGTGTTTTCCGGTTTGAAAATCAGAGGCTGGAGGATATAACAAACCGACTTAGCCGCTGGTATTCATGCGAGGTTGTTTATAACGATAATTCGTTGCGAGATCTGAAATTTACGGGTGTTGCAAAGAAGAATGAACCTATAGATCACTTGCTTAATCTAATATCATTACTAAAAGATGTAGACTATGATGTAAAAGACGGAGTTGTTTTTATTAGCAAGCGAAGGAATTAAAAAAAGGAGAAGTGTTGGCCCACCTCTCCTCTGAAAATTCAATTCGCAAAAGCTGCTACTGATGGCAGCTAGTTACTTAACCAAATTCATTTCAAATTTATGAAAAAACTATGGCATTTAGGTATTCCAACGAAATATTTGGAATGCGGAAAGGCTTTTAGAACCCAATGTTTTATTTTTTTGCTTTTCGGGTCGCTACTATGCTTCTCAACCCAAAGCTTTGCTCAGAAAACAAGGCTAACAATTAACCTTACAAACGTTTCGCTTGAGCAGGTATTCGATCAAATCAGAAGCCAGTCTCAATTTGACTTCTTTTATAGCAACGATGATCTTGATGCAAGTCGGAAGGTGTCCGTGAAAGTTAGTAATGGATCGCTCGATGATGTGCTAAAGCAAGCGCTAGGCTCATCGTACACCTATAAAATCGTCGATAAAAAGATTCTTATCGAAGCGGTTAAAACCAAAAAGGCGGCACCTGCTCGCACCGATCAACCTTCGCGTAAAATAAAAGGAAAAGTAAGTGATGCCACTGGGGCATCCTTACCGGGGAGTACGGTTCGTGTTGTTGGCCTATCCAAAGGGGTATCTACAAATCCGAATGGGGAGTTTGAGATTGATGTTCCTGGCGGGTATAAGCAGCTTGAAATATCATTTATTGGTTTTATGCCCCAAATCGTGGAGTTGGATAAAAGCAGCAATATCGCTGTTACCTTAAAGGAATCGAACCAAAAAATTGATGAGGTAATTGTTACGGGATACCAAAAGGTCGACCGCAAGCTCTTTACAGGATCAGCATCACGAGTTAATGCGGATGATGCTAAGATAGAAGGGGTGTCCGATATCGGTAAAATGCTTGAGGGACGTGCTGCCGGAGTATCCGTACAAAGCGTATCGGGAACCTTTGGTGCAGCGCCTAAGATCCGCGTTCGAGGAAATGTTTCTATCTACGGAGACTCAAAGCCTTTGTGGGTTGTTGACGGTGTTGTACTTGAAGATGTGGTAAGCGTTTCTCCCGATGAGCTATCGTCTGGAGATGCCATTACCCTAATCAGTTCTGCTGTTTCTGGCCTTAACCCCGATGATATTGATAACTTTCAAATCCTTAAGGATGCTTCTGCTACTGCACTTTATGGGGCTCGCGCTATGAATGGCGTTATTGTGGTTACCACAAAAAAGGGGCATAAGGGAAAGACGTCGGTGAGCTATAACGGAAACTTTACAACCCAGTTTAAGCCAACTTACGATACCTACAATATCATGAATTCTAAGGATCAGATGTCGGTATATCGCGAGTTGGAAAGGAAAGGCTGGCTTAACCATTCAAACATATCAAGGAGTAATGATGGTGGTGTTTTTGCCAAAATGTACGATCTGATAAACTTTTATGATCCAGCAACAGGGTTTGGTTTGGAGAATACGCCAGAGGCTCGAGCTAAGTTTTTGCAGAAATATGAAATGGCAAATACAAATTGGTTCGATCTTCTTTTCAAGAACTCCTTTGTGCAGGAGCATTCAATTAGCATGTCGTCAGGAACTGATAAATCGCAGTTTTATGTATCAACCAGTATTTACAACGATAACGGATGGACAATCGCCGATAAGGTAAAGCGCTATACTGGAAATTTTAAGGGGACATTTAATCTTACCCCCAAAATAACAGCGAGCCTTTCTACCTCTGGTTCGTACCGCGATCAAAAGGCTCCAGGTACGCTAAAGCGAGTTCAAAACGTTGTGGAAGGGACTTATGAGCGCGATTTTGATATAAATCCTTACTCATATGCTCTCAACACAAGTAGAACGTTGCGTCCGTACGATGATAATGGGAACCTCGAGTTTTTTAGAAAAAATCTAGCCCCATTTAACATTCTTCGCGAGCTGGAAAGAAATACGCTGGATATAAAGATGCTTGATTTGAAAATGCAGGCCGATTTATCCTATAAGATTACCGACTGGCTTTCTTATGATTTTGTAGGATCTATGAGATGGGTTCAGTCAAGCCGTGAGCATAGCATTAAGGAGGGATCTAACCTTGCTGAGGCATACCGTTCGGCAGGTAGCGCTGTTACTCGCGATGCCAATCCTCTTTTGTACAGAGATCCAGACTATCCAGAAGCCGAAAAAGTTGTTGTGCTACCAACAGGGGGCTTCTATAATAGGGATGAAAACAACTTGACAAACTTCTACATACGTAACGTCTTTAATATTAATAAGACATTTAAAGAGAAGCATGCCATGAACATCCTTCTTGGTCAAGAAATCAGGTATGCCGATAGACAAAGCCTTTTCTTTAATGGGTATGGGTATCAGTTTGACAAGGGAGGAGTTCCTTTTGTTGACTACCGATTTATTAAGAAAATGATTGAAGGTGGTTTTAACTACTACGGAATGGGCTGGGAGTATGATCGATTTACAGCGTTCTTTTCTAATGCAGGCTACTCTTACAACAATAGGTATACTGTTAATGGAACACTTCGTGTGGATGGTTCAAATCAGCTTGGAAGATCTAGAAGCTCTCGTTGGCTGCCAACTTGGAATATAAGCGGGCTATGGAATGTCCATAATGAACAATTTGCTAGCAAGTTTAGCAAGATTTCGAGATTGTCGCTTCGTGCAGGATATTCGATGAATGCCAACATGGGGCCAGCTCGTAACTCTACGCTTATTCTCCGAAATGCAACAACCGATCGTCCATATACTAACGAAAAGGAGTCTTCTATCTACATTGATGACTTGGAGAATAGCGAGCTAACATGGGAAAAGCAGCACGAAATTACAGCTGGTATTGATCTTGGTTTGTTCAACAACCGTCTATCTATTACTGCGGAAACATACCAACGAAAAGGTTTCGATCTACTTGGATACTTGGATGTGTCGGGGATTGGTGGTAGCAGCTCAAAATTTGCAAACTACGCTAATTCGGTATCTAAAGGCTACGACTTCTCCATCAATGGACGAATTTATGAAACAGACGGATTTAGCTGGACATCTAATATTCAGCTGGCTTATAATACAACCAAGATAACCAACTTAAGATCTAAGCCTCGCATATACAGCCTAACCCGTGCTGAAGGCGGTCCGTTGGAAGGATATCCTATAAGGGGACTATTCAGCGTTCGTTTTGATGGTTTAGATAACTCGGGGGTTCCTACTTTTATAAACGAGGATGGAGCAAAAGATTACGGAACATACATTCAGAGCGATAAAATTAAGTACTTAAAGTATGAAGGTCCCGTTGATCCTACTTTTACTGGTGGATTTTCGAACACGGTAAAGTATAAGAGTTGGACGCTAAACCTCTTTATCTCCTACCAATGGGGGAACAAAATCAGGTTAAACCCTGTGTTTAAGTCGTTCTACTCCGACACCGACGCGCTACCCAAAGAGTTTAAGGATAGATGGGTGTTACCTGGAGACGAGCAGTTAACAAACGTCCCTGCCATCATGTCTCGGAGGGAGTATTACCGCATTGACGGGACTAACCTTTACCCATATCAAAACTATAACATTAGCGATGCGCGTGTTGCAGACGGTGGATTTGTTCGCTTAAAGAATATATCGTTAACTTACGATATCCCACAGTCTTTAATCAAAAAAATTGGATTAAAGAGTTCTACGCTAAAAGTTGCAGCGGTTAACCCTTGGCTAATTTATGCAGACTCCAAATTGAAGGGGCAAGATCCTGAATTTTTTGGAGCTGGTGGTGTTGCCATGCCTATGCCTAAGCAGCTAACGCTTACATTAAAACTAGGATTATAATCAACTCAATACATGAAAAGATTAACTCTATATATTGCTGTATTCATGGGCATGCTTACAAGTGTAGCCTGCAACGAATACCTAGATAAAGTTCCGGATAACAGAACAGAACTCGATAGCAAAGAAAAAATAGCAGAGCTTCTTGTAAACGCCTACCCAAAAGCAAACTACTTCAGCTTTTGCGAAGCAATGACAGATAACGTTGGAGACAAGGGATCGGGTGTAACTGCAAAACCTCTGAATACAGAGCCTTACTTTTGGAAGGACTTTTCCATTGACGGAACAGACACACCTGCTAGCTACTGGGACGACTGCTATAATGCAATTGCACATGCTAATGTTGCTCTCGAAGCGATTGACAAGTTGGGTAATGGAAATGAGTATGCTGCACAACGGGGCGAAGCGTTAGTTTGTAGAGCTTACGCTCATTTTATGCTGGTTACTCTTTTTGCCAAAACCTACGATGCCAGTACAGCCGCATCCGATTTGGGAATTCCATATGTTACGGAGCCAGAGAAGGTGGTTATTAAGAGCTACAAGCGCGAAACTGTTGCAAAGGTATATGAGCTTATAGAAAAAGATTTGACAGAGGGTATGGCTCTCATCTCGGACGAATTCTATAAAATTCCAAAGTACCATTTTACCAAAGCAGCCGCAGCTGGATTTGCATCTCGTTTTTACCTCTTCAAAAAGGATTACGAAAAGGTCATAAAGTATGCCGATATGGCTATTGGAGTAAACCTTGCCAGCAAGCTACGCAACTGGAATGTTTACGTAACCAAAAGTTACTACGATCTTCTTAAAACCTATACGTTATCTTCCGAGAGCGCTATTCTGTTGCTTCAGGAAACCATAAGTGTATGGGGGAGGGAAGTTCAGAGGTATCGTTACTCCCTTTCTTCTCAAAAAGTCGATGAGTTTTTTGTTCAAAAGAATGTGACTGGAGTAAAATGGATATACCCTATTTACGGTGACGAAAAAACTTCAGGGATTCCAAAATTTGAGGAATACTTCAAGAAGTTAAGTGTAGATGCCAATACAGGCTATCCAATGAATATGATTCCGCTACTTACCTGCGAGGAGGTTCTGTTTAATAAGTTGGAGGCAATGGTGATGTCAGGTCAACCTGCTAGTAATATTCTACCTCTTATTAATACGTTTGTTATTAGTCGTGTAGCAACCAAAGATGCTGCCGCCGCTAACCTTACGCTTGATAAAATTGCTCAGTTTTATAAAAAGCCAACGGAGAAAGAAAACCTACTTGCCTGCATTCTCAACTTAAAGCAGGTTGATTTTATCCACGAAGGTATGCGCTGGTTCGATATTCTTCGCCACAAGATCGAAGTTACCCATAAGGCAGAAAGTGGCGAAGTTGTAACGCTAAAGGCCAACGATTTAAGGCGAGCCATTCAAATCCCGCAAAAGGCGATAAACAACGGCATTACTCCAAATCCAAGGTAAATACAAGAACTTTATGAAAACTTACAGCAAATCAATTATACTAATTCTCTTTGCTATTGCAACCCTTTGTGCCTGCAGTAAGGAGGAAGATTTAGGGAAGTCGAACATTGACGTAGAAACCCCCAACCGACAAGGAACCGACAAGTGGATTTACGATAACTTTGTAACGCCACTAAACCTTGAAGTAAAGTATCGATGGGACGATAGCGAAGTTGAGATCGACAAGAAGCTTGTGCCCGCCGAAGAATCTCAGGTTATCCCCTTCTTGGAGGTTGTAAAAAAGGTTTGGATAGAACCTTACACTGATAAGACCGTAGTTCCAGACGAAACCTTTTTGAAAAGGTTAAGCCCCAAGCAAATTGTCCTTGTAGGTAGCTTGAACTACAATTCAGATGGAACAATAACCCTTGGAACTGCCGAAGGAGGCCGAAAGATTGTTTTGTATGAAGTTAACGGCTTTAGCAAAACTAATAAGGAGCAGGTGCTACGCATGCTTCATACCATGCAGCACGAGTTTGGGCACATCCTTCATCAGAATAAGCTTTATCCAGCCGAGTTTAAGAAGATAACTCCTGCCTATACCAAGACCTGGAATAACTATGATTTGGAAACCTGTAATAAGGAGGGCTTCATAACCCAATATGCCCGTTCGTCTCCCGACGAAGACTTTGTGGAGATGATTGCTGCTATGCTTACCATGAGCAAGACGGAATTCGACAATATGGTTAAGGCCATAAAGTGGGCTGATGGTAGAAATAAGATTAGGGAAAAGGAGCAGTTTGTGGTAGCCTACTACCGTGATAAGTATGGCATAGACATCTACGCGTTACAGCAGCGAATTGCTGATGCAATGGCTTCGCTCAACGCACCGGTTACTCCTCCTGCTGGGAAGTAATCTCAGCTGCACATGTTTTCTAAAACAAATTAAAACACAATGAACAAGCTATATATCGCGATTGTGGCAATGTCCATTTTACTCTGTGGATGCCAAAAAGAAGACTCGCCGATTTTTAGTAAAAGCGCCGATGAGCGAATTAATGAAAAGCTCAGTGAATATCAAAAGCTGCTAGTGAGCGCGAAGTATGGATGGAAAACCGCCTACTTTCCCAAAGACCTAAAAACTGGTGGCTGGTCGTACATCTTTAAGTTTAAGGAAGACGGATCGGTTACCATGATGGGCGATTTCAATAAGACAACTGCAACAACCGAGCAGCCCTCAAAGTATCGCGTTTGTCAAATCCACAAGCCAAGCTTGATATTTGACACCTACAGCATGCTGCATATTCTGGCAGATCCAGAACAGAGTAATCCTCCTGGTCCAAGCTTACAGGGTGACTTCGAATTTGAATTCTTAGCCTATAAGAACGATACGCTATCGCTTGTAGGAATACACGATAAGACCATTCTTAAAATGGTGATGGCTACCGATAAGGATATCTCGCTCGAAAAGAACGTAGCACGTCGTGCGCAGGCAAAGGCTTTTTTCTCCGACCTCCCTACCCGTCCTTATTTTAAGGGCGTAAGCATAGGCAGTAGTAGCATAGACATCAGCTATGTGGATAAAAGTAAAAAGGTGATTATTCGCTACTCTAAGAACAACACCGTTTACACATTAACCAGAGCCGTTGCTTTCAACGAGCAGGGAATGGTGCTCTCTTCTCCTGTAACGCTACCCAACGTATCTAAACCTGTTAGCACCATTGCTTTTTCGGGTGATTCGCCTACCGAACTTAGCCTGTTGTGGAATAACGAAGGTACGCCATGTATGGTGCAGCATATGGATTATCCCGTAGTCCCTTATATTAAAGAGCTAAATACCATAACGCAGCTAGAGTACTTCAACATCATGAGGGTGTCGCCATCTTTAAAAGATGCATTAGATCAGGCCGAAACAATTCCTAATTTAAAAGACCTGCAGCTAATGTTTGATGCTTTTGTAAAGGAAGGGGCGCCTAGAGAAAGCGCTTTGCTTGCTTACTGTCCAGAAGCTACCAAGAAGAATTGGTTTCAGTATAACCTACAATGGACTTATGGCGATGATGGCGTATTAAAAGGTAAGTATGTTGGGGCTGTGTCTGGGTTAGAGCACGAAAGCAAGGTTAAGCCTTTAATCAACCAGCTTTGTAATGGAGATGGATATACCGTAGCAGATATCAGCATTCAAAGCTTTGATAAAAGCTCGTTGGTAACGGCAACGTTAATATCTCGAGCTAATAGCCAAGATCGGATTTTTATTTACACGTTTTTATAGCAAACTCACGTATTAACTACAAACAAATTTATTATGAGAATTAAATTACTACTAATGAGCTTTGCGCTTTTAATCTTGGCCTCCTGCTCGAAGGACGAGGTGAAAAGTGCTGAAAAGAGCATTCTTGATTTTTCTTTTTCGTTAAACGGAAAAACAATTAAAGGTGCTATTGATAACGCTAAAATGGCTGTTTCGCTAACCGTGCCTTACGGAACGGACGTTACAGCAATTGCGCCTGCTGTGGTAACATCACCGCTATCTACCGTGCTTCCTGCAAGTGGTGCTGCGCAAGATTTTACAAAGCCTGTAACCTATACTGTAACGGCCGAGGATGGATCTAAGCAGGCCTACACAGTTACCATTACCGTCGATAAAAATACGGAGTGTCTTATTAAGGAGTTTAAGTTTACGCAGTTTTCTCCTAATGTGGTTGCCGTAATCGATCAGAACACCAAAACAATTTCTGCAAAAGTTCCTTTTGGTACAGATCTTACTGCTCTTACTCCATTTATTCAGATTTCTAGTGATGCTACCATTTCTCCAGAGGCCAACAAGCCAACCAACTTTACTTCGCCTGTAGAGTACACGGTTACCTCTCAAAATGGAGAAACAAGCAAGTATACCGTTACGGTAGTTACTGACGAAGATCCTTCTGTTCTACGAATTATTACACTTAACAAGACATCGTTTATCGTTGGTCTTGGAGATATCGTAATTACTGGTCGTAACCTAAAAAAGGAGGGAACTACTTCGTATGTTCTTTTTGGTACTACCAAGGTGAAAGGCGTAGTAAACGAAGCGGGTACCGAGATTACAGCAGGAATTCCAACTACGCTAACTCCTGGAAAGGTTATGGTAAAGGTTCAGGTTGGGATAAACAAC
This is a stretch of genomic DNA from Alistipes sp. ZOR0009. It encodes these proteins:
- a CDS encoding DUF4302 domain-containing protein, encoding MNKLYIAIVAMSILLCGCQKEDSPIFSKSADERINEKLSEYQKLLVSAKYGWKTAYFPKDLKTGGWSYIFKFKEDGSVTMMGDFNKTTATTEQPSKYRVCQIHKPSLIFDTYSMLHILADPEQSNPPGPSLQGDFEFEFLAYKNDTLSLVGIHDKTILKMVMATDKDISLEKNVARRAQAKAFFSDLPTRPYFKGVSIGSSSIDISYVDKSKKVIIRYSKNNTVYTLTRAVAFNEQGMVLSSPVTLPNVSKPVSTIAFSGDSPTELSLLWNNEGTPCMVQHMDYPVVPYIKELNTITQLEYFNIMRVSPSLKDALDQAETIPNLKDLQLMFDAFVKEGAPRESALLAYCPEATKKNWFQYNLQWTYGDDGVLKGKYVGAVSGLEHESKVKPLINQLCNGDGYTVADISIQSFDKSSLVTATLISRANSQDRIFIYTFL